In Lepisosteus oculatus isolate fLepOcu1 chromosome 17, fLepOcu1.hap2, whole genome shotgun sequence, a genomic segment contains:
- the gpatch11 gene encoding G patch domain-containing protein 11, whose translation MAGNEDDYMSDSFLNQIKDVRPGVPLPRRVKEAQRKEKLHMEKNLQSRQKSLKEQEQERREAVLQSSIGNENKGFALLQKMGYKAGQGLGKEGAGRVEPIPLNIKTDRGGIGMEEVKKRKAEEKLEHYRRKANFKQQVEKRTLDDFRVRLRTEREERQTDADLRKSQRACEQLDSQKGIHAPREDWYWPVSGTEEPGEEEETEQEEDEGEELTPLEKLQILTSYLRGVHFYCIWCGTSYDDEEDLTANCPGDSSAAHD comes from the exons ATGGCAGGCAATGAAGATGATTATATGTCGGATTCATTCCTTAATCAGAT CAAGGACGTGAGGCCCGGCGTGCCTTTGCCGAGGAGGGTGAAGGAAGCGCAGAGGAAGGAGAAGCTGCACATGGAGAAGAACCTCCAGAGCCGGCAGAAGAGTTtgaaggagcaggagcaggagaggagggaggCGGTGCTGCAGAGCTCCATCGGGAATGAAAACAAGGGCTTTGCGCTCCTGCAGAAAATGGGCTACAAAGCAGGTCAAGGTCTCGGCAAAGAAG ggGCTGGCAGAGTTGAACCTATCCCATTGAATATCAAAAcag ATCGAGGAGGAATTGGGATGGAGGAAGTGAAAAAACGAAAAGCTGAGGAGAAGCTGGAGCACTACCGGCGAAAAGCAAACTTTAAGCAGCAAGTCGAGAAGAGAACATTGGATGACTTCAG AGTCAGACTGAGAACGGAAAGGGAGGAACGACAAACTGATGCAGATCTCAGGAAAAGCCAGCGTGCCTGTGAACAGCTGGACAGCCAGAAG GGGATCCATGCCCCCAGGGAGGACTGGTACTGGCCAGTGTCGGGGACTGAGGAGCCGGGGGAGGAGGAAGAAACTGAGCAGGAAGAAGATGAGGGAGAGGAATTAACA ccTTTGGAAAAATTACAGATTCTGACATCATATCTGAGGGGAGTGCACTTTTACTGCATATGGTGTGGGACATCGTACGATG ATGAAGAAGACTTGACAGCAAACTGCCCTGGGGACTCGTCTGCAGCCCATGACTGA